The sequence TCACTTTTCAGCAGAGTCTATCCTGTTAAAGGTGATGTGAGTATGCCCAATTTAGGACTTTCGCGAGAAGTTAGAAATCTGTTGTTAGAGAAAGTAAACATAGTGTTTCACGTCGCGGCCACTGTGAGATTCAACGAGCCGTTACATGTGGCTGTTAATGAGAATACGAAAAGTATTGCTCGTGTCATAGAACTTTGGAACGAACTAAGGCATCCAATTAGCTTCGTGCACGTGAGCACAGCTTACAGTAATGCGAATCTACATGAGATCGAGGAAAAAGTTTATACGTAAGGATAAGTTATATGCGGACGCTGTTTCGTGGtttagaaatattacatttataattatatcgtgAAGAATATGTTCACTTATTATTGACTTTGCAGCACGAGCTTGAGTCCTTCGGAGGTGATCGACGTGTGTGATAAATTCAACAAAACGACCATCaacgaaatggaaaaaataattttaaaaacttatCCAAACACTTACACATTCAGTAAGAATTTAGCAGAGCAGATTGTAGCAAACAAGTGCAAAGATCTGCCAGTTGCGATAGTGCGGCCAAGCATAATTGGCGCCTCTTTGGAAGAACCATGTCCTGGTTGGATACAGAATGTTTCTGCATTAACAGGTATTTTCATAGATCCTTTCTAATAGTAATTGTTCAATACTCCTTACATTTCACAAAAATGAAGTTAATCGGTTAGTTTGTGAGAggtgttacgtcggccgactctctacctggaccgggcctcgcatcgcgagcgggatggcaaccatatgtctgcacatccttattgcgtacccttaagaatctcaaggaccgaccataaatcttagaaaattccaactagagtcattcagatcgaacaaagatcttttctacgaaggcgttttctaagatctctggcttgTGTCCAGAAAACACTTTAAAATTAGTTCAttttcacacgtgcgatgcttcccaccaccaaccttctatcgagggcggtaAGGCCCCTCttagtccaccaacaatcgtaatagccaatagaaacaatgtctattaccctcactttcctggccaaaaactgtcatcaacaaatcggatgatcccgtgcgctagacacacccttacctagctctcctctgacacagTATCGTCACTCTCAGGGTAGTccgttttcgtcgtccgaacaaTCAACAAGTCTAACACGGTTCTACCCTCAGGGTAGTTCATTTTCGTCGCCAGAACAGTCAActagtctaccacggttctacctttaACTCAATCCGTTTCGTAAAGTGTAACTATCTCATCGGGAGATATCGTCAAGTCGGGTCAtacttctgtaacgcattaactgtactcatcgtcaaatacttgtgacgctcagaATACTGTAAAAtctattgttgaatatatgtcatattaacctgttaacacagcgtTGATTTCAgtttaaccacccctgttatcctaatcgaaacgaTTTTTTCCATGTtcgactaattcgcggcgtcgattaaccgaatcgtagcgagaatttacgcctctcgctgacgcgttttcctcgcgaccgcgtctctccgcgaacggtcgtaacaagaGGCTAAATGTGAGGCTTTCCACTAGATCATCATTATTATAGTTCAAATTTGTTGTTGCtgacaattaaattatttagtgCTACATTTCTGCAAATCGAAAATcacaaataatttctaaaccAATTTAATGTTACCAGGTATCCTTCTGCTAGTCTGTAGAGGATGTGCAACAGTAATACGGGGTAGGAAAGATGCAAGATTGGATTTAGTGCCCCTCGATTTCGTAGTCGATACGATAATATGTACTGCATGGCATGTCACGCTACATGCTGAGCACGAAGTTAAAGTTTACAACTGCACGAGTAACGCTAACCCTGTTaggtaaaatttattacgaatcTTTTTCCACTCATGTAATTCAATTGTTACAGTATTCCAAGAAACTCagtttatttatgtaatgTGATCAATtcgcaaataaaataaataaataaaagttcgcTTTTGCTCTCAATACTTCAATTTAGAAAAGTAgtgatataacataatattttatctaaattCCATAATATTTCCCGAGATACTCGGATGACAGTAAACTGTGCTTTAAGTATAATTGCTAtgattgtaataatataaacgtTCCAATTGACAAGGTGGGGTCAGTTGCATCAGCTCGTGTTGAAATATAGCAGGGAAATGCCACTGAATGATACGCTATGGTACCCGGGTTGTCCAATGGTAGCtaataagtatattttcaACGTTCTGAGTGTAATTCCCTATGCTCTCCTTGCGTTCCTCATAGATATCTTTTTAAGACTCCGAGGTAGTAAACCAATGTGAGTATTCTACTAATCCTCTAACAACGAGAACAATCTTTCGGGGATAATCTCTGAT comes from Bombus fervidus isolate BK054 chromosome 18, iyBomFerv1, whole genome shotgun sequence and encodes:
- the LOC139996359 gene encoding putative fatty acyl-CoA reductase CG5065 — its product is MDTIKKKTNENGTNKGLNKTNSLEEFYAGRGILVTGATGFVGIGLLVKLMRVCPRIAAIYILIRPKTNETIEQRFKKIMDDPIYDGIKAKNPSLFSRVYPVKGDVSMPNLGLSREVRNLLLEKVNIVFHVAATVRFNEPLHVAVNENTKSIARVIELWNELRHPISFVHVSTAYSNANLHEIEEKVYTTSLSPSEVIDVCDKFNKTTINEMEKIILKTYPNTYTFSKNLAEQIVANKCKDLPVAIVRPSIIGASLEEPCPGWIQNVSALTGILLLVCRGCATVIRGRKDARLDLVPLDFVVDTIICTAWHVTLHAEHEVKVYNCTSNANPVRWGQLHQLVLKYSREMPLNDTLWYPGCPMVANKYIFNVLSVIPYALLAFLIDIFLRLRGSKPIMMKLLKNGIKIFTSVAFVTTHEWTFQRDNCSVLARKVKMLNDSDIVKLDLEDMDWDKYIGIYLMGIRKFILKQDFKSTARLRLSRLYWIHQITKISGIIILSWIILCFVY